A section of the Cryobacterium soli genome encodes:
- a CDS encoding branched-chain amino acid ABC transporter permease codes for MDWGAIFSNAAVELISPTTAAYALAALGLAVHFGYTGLLNFGQAGFMALGAYGYAISTLTFGFPVWASVLVGIGASVVFALVLGIPTLRLRADYLAIVTIAAAEIVRLLFTTNTFEPVTGSANGLSGYKGGFADLNPIPDGTYGFGPFEYNAYDWWLRIVAWTIVILACLFTWQIMRSPWGRVIKGIREDEDAVRALGKNVYAYKMQSLILGGVFGTIAGMIFVLPRAVVPSNYQTSLTFFVYAILLLGGAATILGPVIGSMIFWVLLSFFSGFIARAVEAGWLPFMSSIQAGQLRFILVGVAIMLIVIYRPQGIFGNKKELAFVK; via the coding sequence ATCGACTGGGGAGCAATCTTTAGCAACGCGGCCGTCGAGCTGATCAGCCCGACTACCGCCGCCTACGCCCTCGCGGCGCTGGGCCTGGCCGTGCACTTCGGCTACACCGGCCTGCTCAACTTCGGCCAGGCGGGCTTCATGGCCCTCGGCGCCTACGGGTACGCGATCTCGACCCTGACCTTCGGGTTCCCGGTCTGGGCATCGGTACTCGTCGGCATCGGCGCATCCGTGGTCTTCGCGCTGGTCCTGGGCATCCCGACTCTGCGCTTGCGGGCGGACTATCTGGCCATCGTGACGATCGCGGCCGCGGAAATCGTTCGGTTGCTGTTCACGACGAACACCTTCGAACCCGTCACGGGTTCGGCCAACGGGCTCAGCGGCTACAAGGGCGGCTTCGCCGACCTCAACCCGATCCCCGACGGCACCTACGGGTTCGGTCCGTTCGAGTACAACGCCTACGACTGGTGGCTACGCATCGTGGCCTGGACCATCGTGATCCTGGCCTGCCTGTTCACCTGGCAGATCATGCGGAGCCCCTGGGGCCGCGTGATCAAGGGCATCCGTGAAGACGAGGATGCCGTGCGTGCGCTCGGTAAGAACGTCTACGCCTACAAGATGCAGTCGCTCATCCTCGGTGGCGTGTTCGGCACGATCGCCGGAATGATCTTCGTGCTGCCCCGGGCCGTGGTGCCGTCCAACTACCAGACGTCGCTCACCTTCTTCGTCTACGCCATCCTGCTGCTCGGTGGCGCCGCGACGATCCTGGGCCCCGTCATCGGTTCGATGATCTTCTGGGTGCTCCTGTCGTTCTTCTCCGGTTTCATCGCCCGTGCGGTGGAAGCCGGTTGGCTGCCGTTCATGTCGAGCATCCAGGCCGGGCAGCTGCGCTTCATCCTCGTGGGTGTGGCGATCATGCTCATAGTCATCTACAGACCGCAGGGCATCTTCGGAAACAAGAAGGAGCTGGCTTTTGTCAAATAA
- a CDS encoding branched-chain amino acid ABC transporter permease: protein MLLGLLLTALTFSTLGAGAAQADEINTDQYDYVIAGNVQFDGEPIEDVLISVEGSGYKAEVVTDADGKWRIGVPEKETYTVSLDEDTLPKGVVVAKGGSTIDAEFGLTKVKSVNFFLGEGERTTVSFFDQFVNRFVNGLNFGLLLALAAIGMSLIFGTTGLSNFAHAEMITFGALATLTLSVTFGVPIWLAIIVAIALSGVLGFGLDAAIWKPLRKKGVGLIPLMIVSIGLSLALRYTFQLFYGGGTSQLPGSGMTDLKFGPISLSPIDLASMGISIVVLLAVSYFLLRTRIGKATRAVSDNPSLASASGIDVDGVIRIVWIVGGSLAGLSGVLWAYFRPGVSWDMGFQILLLVFAATTLGGLGTAFGALVGSIIVGLFVELSTLWIPSDLKYVGALVVLILVLLLRPQGILGRKERIG, encoded by the coding sequence CTGTTACTCGGCCTACTCCTCACCGCCCTGACCTTTTCCACGCTTGGCGCGGGAGCTGCTCAGGCGGACGAGATCAATACGGACCAGTACGACTACGTCATCGCCGGCAACGTGCAATTCGACGGCGAACCCATCGAAGACGTGCTCATCTCCGTCGAGGGCTCCGGCTACAAGGCCGAGGTCGTCACCGACGCCGACGGCAAGTGGCGCATCGGTGTCCCAGAGAAGGAGACCTATACGGTCAGCCTCGACGAAGACACCCTGCCCAAGGGCGTCGTCGTGGCCAAGGGTGGGTCGACCATCGATGCCGAGTTCGGCCTCACAAAGGTGAAGTCAGTGAACTTCTTCCTCGGTGAGGGAGAACGCACCACCGTCAGTTTCTTCGACCAGTTCGTGAACCGGTTCGTCAACGGGCTGAACTTCGGGCTGTTGCTGGCGCTGGCCGCCATCGGGATGTCGCTGATCTTCGGCACCACCGGGCTGAGCAACTTCGCCCACGCCGAGATGATCACCTTCGGCGCCCTGGCCACCCTCACCCTGTCCGTCACCTTTGGCGTGCCGATCTGGCTGGCGATCATCGTCGCCATCGCGCTCAGCGGTGTCCTCGGCTTCGGTTTGGACGCGGCGATCTGGAAACCCTTGCGGAAGAAGGGCGTCGGGTTGATCCCGCTGATGATCGTCAGCATCGGCCTGTCGCTCGCACTGCGGTACACCTTCCAGCTGTTCTACGGCGGCGGCACCAGCCAGCTGCCCGGCTCTGGAATGACCGACCTCAAGTTCGGGCCGATCTCCCTCTCGCCGATCGACTTGGCCAGCATGGGCATCAGCATCGTCGTGCTCCTGGCGGTGTCCTACTTCCTGCTGCGTACCCGCATCGGCAAGGCCACCCGCGCCGTCTCGGACAACCCGAGCCTGGCGTCCGCGAGCGGCATCGACGTCGACGGCGTCATCCGCATCGTCTGGATCGTCGGCGGGTCGCTGGCCGGCCTGTCCGGTGTCCTCTGGGCGTATTTCCGTCCCGGGGTCAGCTGGGACATGGGCTTCCAGATCCTGCTGCTGGTCTTCGCCGCCACCACCCTGGGTGGTCTCGGTACCGCGTTCGGCGCCCTGGTGGGCTCGATCATCGTGGGCCTGTTCGTCGAGCTGTCGACGCTCTGGATTCCGTCCGACCTGAAGTACGTCGGTGCACTTGTCGTTTTGATCCTGGTGCTGCTGCTTCGGCCGCAAGGCATCTTGGGTCGCAAAGAGAGAATTGGCTAG
- the guaB gene encoding IMP dehydrogenase produces the protein MDQPDPFGFTGLTYDDVLLLPGHTDVIPSEAETKSRLTRRISVATPLLSSAMDTVTETRMAIAMAREGGLGILHRNLSIADQSEQVDLVKRSESGMITNPVTTSPDATVAEVDALCGQFRISGLPVVDNDGVLVGIITNRDMRFVSNVKKHTTKVREVMTTSPLITGKVGMAPMDAVAIFATHKIEKLPLVDDAGRLTGLITVKDFDKSEEYPNATKDDAGRLRVGAAIGFFGDAWQRATSLLDAGVDVLVVDTANGDSAGVLEIIRRLKSDKAFADVDVIGGNVATRSGAQALIDAGADAIKVGVGPGSICTTRIVAGVGVPQITAVYQASLAARETGVPVIADGGLQYSGDIAKALVAGADTVMLGSLLAGCDESPGELVFTNGKQFKTYRGMGSLGALQTRGSKTSYSKDRYFQSDVPSDDKLIPEGIEGQVPYRGPVSNVAYQLIGGLRQSMFYVGARTIEELKQKGKFVRITAAGLKESHPHDVQIMVEAPNYRR, from the coding sequence ATGGATCAGCCAGATCCGTTCGGTTTCACCGGGCTCACCTACGACGACGTCCTTCTCCTGCCGGGACACACCGACGTAATACCGAGTGAGGCCGAGACAAAGTCCCGGCTAACCCGCAGAATCAGCGTCGCGACGCCGCTTCTCTCGAGCGCCATGGACACCGTCACCGAGACGCGCATGGCCATCGCCATGGCACGTGAAGGCGGCCTGGGAATCCTGCACCGCAACCTGTCGATCGCCGACCAGTCCGAGCAGGTCGACCTCGTCAAGCGCAGCGAATCCGGCATGATTACCAATCCGGTAACGACTTCGCCCGATGCCACCGTCGCCGAGGTTGATGCGCTGTGCGGCCAGTTCCGCATCAGCGGCCTGCCGGTCGTCGACAACGACGGCGTGCTCGTGGGCATCATCACCAACCGCGACATGCGTTTCGTCTCCAACGTGAAGAAGCACACCACCAAGGTGCGCGAGGTCATGACCACGTCCCCGCTCATCACGGGCAAGGTCGGCATGGCGCCCATGGACGCCGTGGCCATCTTCGCCACCCACAAGATCGAGAAGCTGCCGCTCGTCGACGACGCCGGCCGGCTCACCGGCCTCATCACCGTCAAGGACTTCGACAAGAGCGAGGAATACCCCAACGCGACGAAGGACGACGCGGGGCGTCTGCGCGTGGGCGCGGCCATCGGCTTCTTCGGTGACGCCTGGCAGCGCGCCACCAGCCTGCTCGACGCCGGCGTGGACGTTCTTGTCGTCGACACCGCCAACGGCGACAGCGCCGGGGTGCTGGAGATCATCCGCCGGCTCAAGAGTGACAAGGCCTTCGCCGACGTCGACGTGATCGGCGGCAATGTCGCCACCCGCTCGGGCGCTCAGGCGCTCATCGACGCGGGCGCGGATGCCATCAAGGTGGGCGTGGGCCCCGGCTCGATCTGCACCACCCGCATCGTCGCCGGTGTGGGCGTTCCCCAGATCACCGCGGTCTACCAGGCCTCGCTGGCCGCTCGGGAAACCGGCGTGCCGGTCATCGCCGACGGCGGGCTGCAGTACTCCGGCGACATCGCCAAGGCGCTCGTCGCCGGCGCCGACACCGTGATGCTCGGTTCCCTTCTCGCCGGCTGTGACGAGAGCCCGGGCGAGCTGGTCTTCACCAACGGCAAGCAGTTCAAGACCTACCGCGGCATGGGTTCGCTCGGCGCGCTGCAGACCCGCGGCTCGAAGACGTCCTACTCCAAGGACCGCTACTTCCAGTCGGATGTGCCCAGCGACGACAAGCTCATCCCCGAGGGCATCGAGGGCCAGGTGCCCTACCGCGGCCCGGTGTCGAACGTGGCGTACCAGCTCATCGGCGGCCTGCGCCAGTCGATGTTCTACGTGGGCGCGCGCACTATCGAGGAACTCAAGCAGAAGGGCAAGTTCGTGCGCATCACGGCAGCCGGCCTGAAGGAGAGTCACCCCCACGACGTGCAGATCATGGTGGAGGCGCCCAACTACCGCCGCTGA
- a CDS encoding GuaB3 family IMP dehydrogenase-related protein → MEIEIGRSKRARRVYAFDDIAVVPSRRTRDPEDVSVGWSIDAYQFDIPFLAAPMDSVVSPTTAIMMGQLGGLGVLDLEGLWTRYENPEPLLAEIRELPADKATARMQEIYAEPIKPALVTERLAEIRAAGVTVAGALSPQRTQELYETVVAAGVDLFVIRGTTVSAEHVSRNQEPLNLKKFIYDLDVPVIVGGAATYTAALHLMRTGAAGVLVGFGGGAASTTRTSLGIHAPMATAVADVAGARRDYMDESGGRYVHVIADGGLSTSGDIVKAIACGADAVMLGTALARATDAPGGGFHWGAEAHHSQLPRGKRVEVGSVAPLEAILYGPSTVADGTANLVGALRRSMATTGYSGIKEFQRVEVVVAPY, encoded by the coding sequence ATGGAAATTGAGATCGGCCGGTCCAAGCGCGCTCGGCGTGTGTACGCCTTCGACGACATCGCGGTGGTGCCCTCGCGGCGCACCCGTGACCCCGAGGATGTGTCCGTCGGCTGGTCCATCGACGCGTACCAGTTCGACATCCCCTTCCTGGCCGCCCCGATGGACTCCGTCGTCTCCCCGACGACCGCGATCATGATGGGCCAGCTCGGCGGACTGGGCGTGCTCGACCTCGAGGGCCTCTGGACCCGCTACGAGAACCCCGAGCCGCTGCTCGCCGAGATTCGCGAACTGCCTGCTGACAAGGCCACGGCCCGCATGCAGGAGATCTACGCCGAGCCGATCAAGCCGGCCCTCGTCACCGAGCGCCTCGCCGAGATCCGCGCCGCCGGCGTCACCGTCGCCGGCGCCCTGTCACCGCAGCGCACGCAGGAACTCTACGAAACCGTCGTCGCGGCCGGCGTCGACCTCTTCGTCATCCGCGGCACCACGGTCTCGGCCGAGCACGTCTCCCGCAACCAGGAGCCGCTGAACCTCAAGAAGTTCATCTACGACCTCGACGTGCCCGTCATCGTCGGCGGCGCCGCCACCTACACCGCGGCCCTGCACCTGATGCGCACCGGCGCGGCCGGCGTGCTCGTCGGCTTCGGCGGCGGCGCGGCATCCACCACCCGCACCAGCCTCGGCATCCACGCCCCCATGGCCACGGCCGTGGCCGACGTCGCCGGTGCCCGCCGGGACTACATGGACGAATCCGGCGGCCGGTACGTGCACGTCATCGCCGACGGCGGACTCAGCACCTCCGGCGACATCGTCAAGGCCATCGCCTGCGGTGCGGATGCCGTGATGCTCGGCACCGCCCTCGCGCGCGCCACCGACGCGCCGGGCGGCGGTTTCCACTGGGGCGCCGAGGCGCACCACTCTCAGCTGCCGCGCGGCAAGCGCGTCGAGGTGGGTTCCGTCGCCCCGCTCGAGGCGATCCTGTATGGACCGTCCACAGTGGCTGACGGCACCGCCAACCTGGTCGGCGCGCTGCGCCGCTCGATGGCCACCACCGGATACAGCGGAATCAAAGAATTTCAGCGGGTTGAGGTAGTTGTCGCGCCGTACTGA
- a CDS encoding glycerol-3-phosphate dehydrogenase/oxidase translates to MTHDNSVTRSTKLGPEERAAAIERLKGKELDILVVGGGIVGTGCALDAVTRGLSVGMLEARDWASGTSSRSSKLVHGGIRYLEQLDFRLVREALTERGLLLKRIAPHLVKPVRFLYPLKKRVVERAYVGAGMLLYDVLSYLGGRPGVPHHRHLTRGQVAKLVPSLNHNALVGGITYYDAQVDDALYVASLARTASAYGAHVASRVRVEGFIKVGERVVGVHAHDLQTGERFDVRAKQVVNATGVWTDDTQRMVGERGTFKVRASKGIHLVVPRDRFQSAMGLLLRTEKSVLFVIPWGRHWLIGTTDTDWHLDKAHPAATAADIDYLLEHVNAVLQVALTREDVEGVYAGLRPLLAGESEQTSKLSREHLVGHSVPGLVVIAGGKWTTYRVMAKDAIDAAVDALDDLVPPSTTKEIPLLGAEGYRAAWNKRAKIAHAFNLHTVRVEHLLNRYGTLTDELLDLIKEHPELAEPLPGADDYIQAEVVYAATHMGALHLEDVLARRTRISIEAWDRGVSAAPVAARLLAGVLGWDTEREEREVSIYLKRVAAERASQTQPDDESADRVRLEAPDIVTT, encoded by the coding sequence ATGACGCACGATAATTCGGTGACCAGGTCCACAAAGCTCGGACCAGAGGAACGCGCGGCCGCGATCGAACGCCTCAAGGGCAAGGAGCTCGACATCCTCGTCGTCGGCGGGGGCATCGTGGGCACCGGCTGCGCGCTGGACGCGGTGACCCGCGGCCTGAGCGTGGGCATGCTCGAGGCCAGGGACTGGGCGTCGGGCACCTCCAGCCGGTCGTCGAAGCTGGTGCACGGCGGCATCCGCTACCTCGAACAGCTCGACTTCCGCCTGGTGCGGGAGGCCCTGACCGAACGCGGACTGCTGCTCAAGCGCATCGCCCCGCACCTGGTGAAGCCCGTGCGTTTCCTCTACCCGCTCAAGAAGCGGGTGGTCGAACGCGCGTATGTGGGCGCGGGCATGCTGCTCTACGACGTGCTCTCCTACCTCGGCGGGCGACCTGGTGTGCCGCACCACCGCCACCTCACCCGCGGCCAGGTCGCCAAGCTGGTGCCCAGCCTCAACCACAACGCACTCGTCGGCGGGATCACCTACTACGACGCTCAGGTCGACGACGCGCTCTACGTCGCATCGCTGGCCCGCACCGCCTCAGCCTACGGCGCCCACGTGGCCAGCCGGGTGCGCGTGGAGGGGTTCATCAAGGTGGGCGAACGGGTCGTCGGCGTGCACGCGCACGACCTGCAGACCGGGGAGCGCTTCGACGTGCGCGCCAAGCAGGTGGTCAACGCCACCGGCGTCTGGACCGACGACACCCAACGGATGGTGGGGGAGCGCGGCACGTTCAAGGTGCGCGCGTCCAAGGGCATCCACCTGGTTGTGCCGCGCGACAGGTTCCAGTCCGCGATGGGGCTGCTGCTGCGCACCGAGAAGAGCGTGCTCTTCGTGATCCCGTGGGGCCGCCACTGGCTGATCGGCACCACCGACACCGACTGGCACCTCGACAAGGCGCACCCCGCGGCCACCGCCGCCGACATCGACTACCTGCTCGAGCACGTCAACGCCGTGCTGCAGGTTGCGCTCACCCGAGAAGACGTGGAGGGGGTCTACGCGGGCCTGCGGCCCCTGCTGGCGGGGGAGAGCGAGCAGACCTCGAAGCTCTCCCGCGAGCACCTGGTGGGGCATTCGGTGCCCGGCCTGGTCGTGATCGCCGGCGGCAAGTGGACCACCTACCGGGTGATGGCCAAGGACGCCATCGACGCGGCCGTGGATGCGCTGGACGACCTGGTGCCGCCGTCCACGACCAAGGAGATCCCGTTGCTCGGCGCCGAGGGGTACCGGGCCGCGTGGAACAAGCGAGCCAAGATCGCCCACGCGTTCAACCTGCACACGGTGCGGGTGGAGCACCTGCTCAACCGCTACGGCACCCTCACCGATGAGCTCCTCGACCTGATCAAGGAACATCCGGAGCTGGCCGAGCCGTTGCCCGGCGCGGACGACTATATCCAGGCCGAGGTGGTCTACGCCGCCACCCACATGGGCGCCCTGCACCTCGAGGACGTGCTCGCCCGCCGTACCCGCATCTCCATCGAGGCCTGGGACCGCGGGGTGTCGGCGGCGCCGGTCGCCGCGCGGCTGCTCGCCGGGGTGCTTGGCTGGGATACCGAACGTGAGGAGCGCGAGGTGTCGATCTACCTCAAGCGGGTCGCCGCCGAACGGGCCTCGCAAACCCAGCCCGACGACGAGTCCGCGGACCGGGTGCGCCTGGAGGCCCCCGACATCGTCACGACCTGA
- a CDS encoding cation:proton antiporter regulatory subunit has translation MVDVRRVKLPGVGVLHTFITDDGGKVGVIAHRSGHSDLITFADDEGGPDASKVSLRLSEDEAHTLAELLGGTQITESLTALDQIPGLSIDWFTVDYEDHIAGQPLGNPAERGIAGLTVVAVVRGESANPAPAADFKVFPGDTLVVAGSPEKVAKAFAFFRTGEIKAKPVDSPPGG, from the coding sequence ATGGTTGACGTTCGACGGGTCAAGCTCCCCGGTGTGGGTGTGCTGCACACCTTCATCACCGATGACGGCGGCAAGGTCGGCGTGATCGCCCACCGGTCAGGGCACAGCGACCTGATCACCTTCGCCGACGACGAGGGCGGACCCGACGCCAGCAAGGTGTCCCTCCGGCTCAGCGAGGACGAAGCGCACACCCTCGCCGAACTCCTCGGCGGCACCCAGATCACCGAGTCGCTCACCGCGCTCGACCAGATCCCCGGCCTCAGCATCGACTGGTTCACCGTGGACTACGAGGACCATATCGCCGGCCAGCCCCTGGGCAACCCCGCCGAGCGTGGCATCGCCGGGCTCACCGTCGTGGCCGTGGTACGCGGCGAATCCGCCAACCCGGCCCCCGCGGCCGACTTCAAGGTCTTTCCCGGCGACACCCTGGTCGTGGCCGGCTCGCCAGAAAAGGTGGCGAAGGCGTTCGCGTTCTTCCGCACCGGCGAGATCAAGGCGAAGCCCGTCGACTCGCCGCCCGGAGGCTAG
- a CDS encoding cation:proton antiporter: MNLGEDLLTLGILLVVAYVLGRLGKLIGLPSIPIYMIVGLLASPYSGWFPLDFHSADIELIAVFGLILLLFSLGLEFDQEAFFGDAGKLLISGGSYILINMGAGFAFGLMTGWGTREALVIAGMTGTSSSAIITKLLIELRRLANKETPMILGVTVVGDIFIAVYLAIVSVVLSGKTEIWPIVLQLFIAFLFLVVMFSVARWGGRVVSRLMRTKDDELFTILFFGLAVLFAGIGEIIGVTDAIGAFLIGVVLGASTYRGRIERVAVPLRDVFGAFFFLNFGLALNVAEFGSVISLVAIAILMTFVLSLGSGMLLARMHQMGMREGLNTAAIFVNRGEFTLILATLSVGAGLDQRLQPFAGLYVLSMAILGPLFTANSEKIGAALGRRSRTPQPPTRTPERDAMRAEEIALVEAATHDQKSGDPMVDFISETYPTPDKKPDKAGQSGKDDGAGDYS; this comes from the coding sequence ATGAACCTCGGTGAAGATCTACTCACCCTGGGCATCCTCCTCGTGGTTGCCTACGTCCTGGGCCGCCTGGGCAAGCTGATCGGCCTGCCGTCGATTCCGATCTACATGATCGTGGGTCTCTTGGCGAGCCCGTACAGCGGATGGTTCCCCCTCGACTTCCACTCCGCCGACATCGAACTCATCGCCGTCTTCGGGTTGATCCTGCTCCTGTTCAGCCTGGGCCTGGAGTTCGACCAGGAGGCGTTCTTCGGCGACGCCGGAAAATTGTTGATCTCCGGCGGCTCCTACATCCTGATCAACATGGGCGCCGGTTTCGCGTTCGGCCTGATGACCGGCTGGGGCACCCGCGAGGCCCTTGTGATCGCGGGCATGACCGGCACCTCCTCGAGCGCCATCATCACGAAACTGCTCATCGAACTGCGCCGGCTGGCGAACAAGGAAACCCCGATGATCCTCGGGGTGACCGTGGTGGGCGACATCTTCATCGCCGTGTACCTGGCCATCGTGTCCGTCGTGCTCAGCGGCAAGACCGAGATCTGGCCCATCGTGCTGCAACTGTTCATCGCGTTCCTGTTCCTCGTGGTGATGTTCTCCGTCGCCCGGTGGGGCGGCCGGGTGGTGTCGCGGCTGATGCGCACCAAGGACGACGAGCTGTTCACCATCCTCTTCTTCGGCCTCGCCGTGCTCTTCGCCGGCATCGGCGAGATCATCGGCGTCACCGACGCGATCGGCGCGTTCCTCATCGGCGTGGTGCTGGGCGCCAGCACCTACCGCGGCCGCATCGAACGGGTCGCCGTGCCGCTCCGTGACGTGTTCGGCGCGTTCTTCTTCCTCAACTTCGGGTTGGCCCTCAACGTGGCCGAGTTCGGTTCGGTCATCTCCCTGGTGGCCATCGCCATCCTGATGACCTTCGTGCTCAGCCTGGGTTCGGGCATGCTGCTGGCGCGGATGCACCAAATGGGCATGCGGGAAGGCCTCAACACCGCGGCGATCTTCGTCAACCGCGGGGAGTTCACCCTGATCCTGGCGACCCTCTCGGTGGGCGCCGGACTCGACCAACGGCTGCAGCCTTTCGCCGGTCTCTACGTGCTCTCCATGGCGATCCTCGGCCCGCTGTTCACCGCCAACTCCGAGAAGATCGGCGCCGCCCTCGGCCGCCGCTCCCGCACCCCCCAGCCGCCCACCCGCACCCCCGAGCGTGACGCCATGCGCGCCGAGGAGATCGCGCTGGTCGAGGCGGCCACCCACGACCAGAAATCCGGCGACCCGATGGTGGACTTCATTTCCGAGACATACCCGACCCCCGACAAGAAGCCCGACAAGGCCGGCCAGTCCGGTAAGGACGACGGGGCGGGGGACTACTCATGA
- a CDS encoding SURF1 family protein: MIGMMLRPRWIAALLLALAIAAAFALLGQWQLDRAISSGQVVERSTEIVQPLRDTVSPDGPPPQIAEGQRVETSGSFVPGDDQIISGRHNGGETGYWVVSHFVTDDGISIPVARGWTADADQAATVRDRLATEMSIASLQPLTGRFVPDEAPQVPAEGVDPHTMTTVSTAALINLWANWDDQSVYQGYIVDSAAADGLDVIDSPEPVVEVPLNWLNIFYALEWAVFAGFAVFLWYRLVRDAWEREVEEAELAANGGGTDAGGSAGDGPDASAPHGGPDRSHAKAP, from the coding sequence ATGATCGGCATGATGCTGCGCCCGCGCTGGATCGCCGCGCTGCTGTTGGCCCTGGCGATCGCCGCGGCGTTCGCGTTGCTGGGACAATGGCAGCTGGACCGCGCCATCAGCTCGGGCCAGGTTGTGGAGCGCAGCACCGAGATCGTGCAGCCGCTGCGCGACACTGTGTCACCGGACGGCCCGCCGCCGCAGATCGCGGAGGGCCAGCGGGTCGAGACCAGCGGCTCCTTCGTTCCCGGGGATGACCAGATCATCAGCGGCCGGCACAACGGCGGCGAAACCGGCTATTGGGTGGTCAGCCACTTCGTCACCGACGACGGCATCAGCATCCCCGTCGCCCGCGGCTGGACCGCCGACGCCGACCAGGCGGCCACGGTGCGTGACCGGCTCGCCACCGAGATGAGCATCGCGTCGCTGCAGCCGCTCACCGGCCGGTTCGTGCCCGACGAGGCGCCGCAGGTGCCCGCAGAGGGCGTCGACCCGCACACCATGACCACGGTGTCCACGGCCGCGCTGATCAACCTCTGGGCCAACTGGGACGACCAGTCGGTCTACCAGGGGTACATCGTCGACAGCGCCGCGGCCGACGGCCTCGACGTGATCGACTCGCCCGAGCCGGTCGTCGAGGTGCCGCTGAACTGGCTGAACATCTTCTACGCCCTCGAGTGGGCCGTGTTCGCCGGGTTCGCCGTGTTCCTCTGGTACCGCCTGGTGCGGGATGCGTGGGAGCGCGAAGTCGAGGAAGCCGAGCTCGCCGCCAACGGCGGCGGCACCGACGCCGGGGGCTCAGCCGGCGACGGGCCCGACGCATCCGCGCCGCACGGCGGTCCCGACCGGAGCCACGCGAAGGCCCCGTAG
- a CDS encoding DUF3817 domain-containing protein — protein MPLAPKPADLPRIPGALKLYQVSSIITGVFLLLLCAEVVAKYFFGTELEGGGPNGFLALVPEGTVTAANLSTGLLIVHGWFYVLYLFADFRLWSLMRWPFPMFLLIALGGIIPFLSFFLEVKVGQRVKAYLAAHPTPAVQAGANA, from the coding sequence ATGCCACTTGCACCCAAGCCTGCCGACCTGCCCAGAATCCCGGGGGCGCTCAAGCTGTACCAGGTCTCATCGATCATCACCGGTGTCTTCCTCCTGCTGCTCTGCGCCGAGGTGGTGGCCAAGTACTTCTTCGGCACCGAGCTCGAGGGCGGCGGCCCCAACGGTTTCCTGGCCCTCGTGCCCGAGGGCACCGTGACGGCCGCGAACCTGAGCACCGGGCTGCTGATCGTGCACGGCTGGTTCTACGTTCTCTACCTGTTCGCCGACTTCCGCCTCTGGAGCCTCATGCGCTGGCCGTTCCCCATGTTCCTGCTGATCGCCCTGGGAGGCATCATCCCGTTCCTGTCCTTCTTCCTGGAGGTGAAGGTCGGCCAGCGGGTCAAGGCCTACCTCGCCGCCCACCCGACTCCAGCCGTACAGGCCGGAGCAAACGCATGA